The Arthrobacter sp. NicSoilC5 genome has a window encoding:
- a CDS encoding LacI family DNA-binding transcriptional regulator codes for MRATVKDVARLAGVSPKTVSNVMNGIVPVSGPTRFKVEQAMAELDYVPNLSARGLRNGRSGVIALALPDLATPYSAEIAHSVVEVAHEQGWSVQIEETGSDPTREYELMSRARSNLIDGLILNPVVLDESAVKVGVALPPVVLLGEVSQKLADRVWVDSVAAARDMTLALGRTGRRRIAVLGAAEGRGSAAAVLRTRGYQAALGELGIPWDDSLIIPCEKWSPDTAAHALSAYLDAHPVPEALFCFTDSMAIGALSVLWKRGLRVPDDVAVAGFDDIADAKYAVPSLTTVSFDKRRVASEALRLLTERMQDREGPQRVVAVDYEVVERESTSS; via the coding sequence TTGCGCGCAACGGTCAAGGACGTCGCGCGCCTCGCCGGGGTTTCGCCAAAGACGGTTTCGAACGTCATGAACGGAATTGTTCCCGTCAGCGGCCCCACCAGGTTCAAGGTGGAGCAGGCCATGGCGGAACTGGATTACGTGCCCAACCTCTCGGCCCGGGGATTGCGCAACGGCAGGTCTGGCGTCATTGCCCTGGCATTGCCGGACCTGGCCACGCCGTATTCTGCCGAAATTGCGCACAGCGTGGTGGAAGTAGCCCATGAACAGGGCTGGAGCGTGCAGATCGAGGAGACGGGATCCGATCCCACCCGCGAGTACGAATTGATGTCCCGCGCGCGCTCCAACCTGATAGACGGGTTGATCCTCAACCCCGTGGTGCTGGACGAGAGTGCCGTCAAAGTGGGCGTCGCCCTGCCCCCCGTGGTCCTGCTTGGGGAAGTGTCCCAGAAGCTGGCCGACCGTGTGTGGGTGGACAGCGTCGCCGCCGCCCGTGACATGACACTGGCGCTCGGCAGGACGGGCAGGCGGCGTATCGCGGTCCTGGGCGCCGCCGAGGGCAGGGGCTCCGCGGCAGCCGTCCTCCGCACCCGCGGGTACCAGGCCGCGCTTGGCGAACTCGGCATCCCCTGGGACGACTCGTTGATCATCCCGTGCGAAAAGTGGAGCCCGGATACGGCAGCCCATGCTCTTTCCGCCTACCTTGACGCGCACCCGGTGCCCGAGGCGCTGTTCTGTTTCACCGATTCCATGGCGATCGGTGCCCTGAGCGTGTTGTGGAAGCGCGGCCTTCGGGTTCCCGACGATGTGGCCGTTGCGGGTTTCGACGACATCGCGGATGCGAAGTACGCGGTGCCGTCACTGACCACCGTCTCGTTCGACAAGCGCAGGGTGGCCAGCGAGGCCCTGCGGCTCCTCACCGAACGCATGCAGGACCGCGAGGGCCCGCAGCGGGTGGTGGCCGTCGATTACGAAGTCGTGGAGCGGGAAAGCACCTCTTCCTAG
- a CDS encoding NUDIX hydrolase, translating to MPHLARRLFALPQDLEGAAQSWLEHGERTPRAARYASSVVLLRDSPTGLETWLGYRPGSSPLGVLAFPGGSLDPSDDEPMGWLGPSPQHWAEQMGTDDVGLARRHVVGAIRELFEETGILLAGPDMSNTVEATSTSEWMRARVAVADQEKTLAQVLGKRGLSLRTDLLKSLVNWRSPDFAHRRFDTRYFAATQPLGQEPSLLEGKGVWGRWVNAAEVVRERNTSKLGDEAGQENTVGRPLGELLVPGSEIMLEKMATANGCIAYLSYKRKPHVYQPVLVEEDGRLMLEVEAAKTVAGDHQRER from the coding sequence TTGCCTCACCTCGCACGACGCCTTTTTGCACTGCCCCAGGATCTTGAAGGGGCAGCACAAAGCTGGCTCGAACACGGCGAGCGGACCCCCAGGGCCGCCCGTTACGCATCATCCGTAGTTCTCCTGCGTGATTCCCCCACCGGCCTGGAGACGTGGCTGGGTTACCGGCCCGGCTCCTCGCCGCTGGGGGTCCTCGCGTTTCCCGGTGGGTCCCTCGACCCGTCCGACGACGAGCCCATGGGTTGGCTGGGCCCGTCGCCGCAGCACTGGGCTGAGCAGATGGGAACGGACGACGTCGGGCTGGCGCGGCGCCACGTGGTGGGCGCCATCCGGGAGCTCTTCGAGGAAACAGGCATCCTGCTGGCCGGCCCGGACATGTCCAATACGGTCGAAGCCACCTCAACCTCCGAATGGATGCGTGCACGCGTTGCGGTTGCGGACCAGGAGAAGACCCTGGCCCAGGTGCTGGGCAAGCGCGGGCTCTCCCTGCGCACCGACCTGCTCAAGTCCCTGGTCAACTGGCGCAGCCCCGACTTTGCACACCGCAGGTTCGACACCCGCTACTTTGCGGCCACCCAGCCGCTTGGCCAGGAACCGTCGCTGCTTGAGGGCAAAGGCGTGTGGGGCAGGTGGGTGAACGCCGCGGAGGTGGTTCGGGAGCGGAACACCAGCAAGCTCGGTGACGAGGCAGGCCAGGAGAACACCGTGGGCCGGCCCCTGGGCGAACTGCTTGTGCCGGGTTCCGAGATCATGCTCGAGAAGATGGCGACGGCCAACGGCTGCATCGCGTATCTGAGCTACAAGCGCAAGCCGCACGTGTACCAGCCGGTCCTGGTCGAAGAGGACGGCAGGCTCATGCTTGAAGTCGAAGCGGCCAAGACTGTAGCGGGGGATCACCAGCGCGAGCGCTGA
- a CDS encoding RidA family protein, giving the protein MSTPAEAQSSAATAPASAVEQRLAELGLTLPEVAAPVASYVPAVVSGNHVYTSGQLPFINGKLEATGKVSAGTEGFADEPTVSPEDAQRHAAVCAVNALAAVKSVIGDLDRITRIVKVVGFVASDPTFTGQPAVVNGASELLGRVLGDAGQHARSAVGVAVLPLDSPVEVELIAEFS; this is encoded by the coding sequence ATGAGCACCCCCGCAGAAGCCCAGTCCAGCGCCGCAACGGCGCCGGCATCCGCCGTCGAACAGCGCCTCGCCGAACTTGGCCTCACCCTTCCCGAGGTTGCCGCGCCGGTAGCCTCCTACGTCCCTGCCGTCGTCTCCGGCAACCACGTCTACACCTCGGGCCAGCTGCCGTTTATTAACGGCAAACTCGAAGCTACGGGCAAGGTGTCCGCCGGTACGGAAGGGTTCGCCGACGAACCCACCGTTTCCCCGGAGGACGCCCAGCGCCACGCGGCTGTCTGCGCGGTCAACGCACTGGCTGCCGTCAAGAGCGTCATCGGGGACCTTGACCGCATCACCCGCATCGTCAAAGTTGTGGGATTCGTCGCCTCGGACCCGACGTTCACGGGCCAGCCCGCGGTTGTCAATGGCGCTTCGGAACTGCTGGGCCGCGTCCTTGGCGACGCCGGGCAGCACGCACGTTCCGCCGTCGGCGTTGCCGTTCTTCCGCTCGACTCTCCCGTAGAGGTCGAGCTGATCGCCGAATTCAGCTAA
- a CDS encoding DUF4177 domain-containing protein, whose translation MTKWEYATIPLIIHATKQILDQWGEDGWELVQVVPGPDGNGLVAYLKREKQ comes from the coding sequence ATGACCAAATGGGAGTACGCGACGATTCCGCTCATCATCCACGCCACAAAGCAGATCCTGGACCAGTGGGGAGAGGACGGCTGGGAGCTCGTCCAGGTAGTCCCCGGACCTGACGGCAACGGCCTTGTCGCCTACCTCAAGAGGGAGAAGCAGTAG
- a CDS encoding transglycosylase domain-containing protein → MATRNNPLFDTATTLGKILLFLGVSAICGVLVAGLLVPAAAVSGSAASGSIDFFDSLPAELKVDPPSQTTRILAADGSEIASVYTENRTKVPLDQISPNMKNAIIAVEDSRFYEHGGVDTTGILRALVATARGNKQGASTITQQYVNNVLNANLAAAGEEDQIKLNGVNKGVGDKLREMKLSIALEKEFTKDQILEGYLNIVFFNRDAYGIEAASHYFFSTTAKDLTLPQAALLAGLVNSPSAFDPITNPEKSKQRRDLVLGLMKDQNKITAEEYQAAVATPVEPKVTQPKQGCAYAASAPYFCDYILHLLENNPAYGADVKERQRLIYGGGLTITTTLDPNAQATAQEQVNAATGANPDKWGSSMVSVQPGTGKIVSMAQNTTFLPGQGFDSQLNFNVDKLDKDGNDLNGVGGFQPGSTMKPFTFAEWLNEGKTMNTVVNAAQRVYPLNYPWKNTCGKVNGAYNTAQKSLGAADDLQNAEPQWYRPLTVLEGLYNSINTVTFASAAQLDFCGIQKIVDAVGLHSGLPSADGSEPHPKVDMMTLGNLLGSTQTSPLTMASAFATFANDGKYCEPIAITSVVDATGKQLPAQSSSCRDAIKPEVARGVNYALQEVMNQGSGSLIRPRLSTKTSFPIGAKTGTSNNNGSTWVVGHTTGLATAAWFGDPLGGQSRAGQNITVNGKFYPGIDGYMIAGPMFSNFMTKIAPAYGTNPFPAPPSNMINGTTRNTTPATTAPQATQAPAPAPSTQAPQAPATQAPVPAPSNNGNGNGKGNG, encoded by the coding sequence ATGGCGACTCGCAACAACCCCTTATTCGACACTGCCACCACACTGGGTAAGATCCTTCTTTTCCTTGGTGTGAGCGCGATTTGCGGTGTCCTCGTGGCGGGCCTGCTGGTCCCTGCCGCCGCCGTCTCCGGCAGCGCGGCAAGCGGTTCCATCGATTTCTTCGATTCCCTTCCGGCGGAACTGAAGGTTGATCCGCCGAGCCAGACCACCAGGATCCTGGCTGCCGACGGCAGCGAGATCGCCAGCGTGTACACGGAGAACCGCACAAAGGTTCCGCTGGACCAGATTTCACCGAACATGAAGAACGCCATCATCGCGGTGGAGGACAGCAGGTTCTACGAGCACGGCGGTGTGGACACCACCGGCATCCTCCGCGCGCTGGTCGCCACCGCCCGCGGCAACAAGCAGGGTGCGTCCACCATCACGCAGCAGTACGTCAACAACGTCCTCAACGCCAACCTCGCAGCCGCCGGCGAAGAGGACCAGATCAAGCTCAACGGCGTCAACAAGGGCGTGGGCGACAAGCTCCGCGAAATGAAGCTCTCCATCGCGCTGGAGAAGGAGTTCACCAAGGACCAGATCCTTGAGGGCTACCTGAACATCGTGTTCTTCAACCGTGACGCCTACGGTATTGAAGCGGCGTCCCACTACTTCTTCAGCACCACCGCCAAGGACCTGACCCTGCCGCAGGCGGCGCTCCTGGCAGGCCTGGTAAACAGCCCCTCGGCCTTCGATCCGATCACCAACCCGGAGAAGTCCAAACAGCGCCGTGACTTGGTGCTGGGCCTGATGAAGGACCAGAACAAGATCACCGCGGAGGAGTACCAGGCCGCCGTGGCCACCCCGGTGGAGCCCAAGGTGACCCAGCCGAAGCAGGGCTGCGCTTACGCCGCTTCCGCCCCGTACTTCTGCGACTACATCCTGCACCTGCTGGAGAACAACCCGGCCTACGGAGCGGACGTCAAGGAACGCCAGCGCCTGATCTACGGCGGCGGCCTGACCATCACCACCACCCTTGACCCCAACGCCCAGGCCACGGCCCAGGAACAGGTCAACGCCGCCACCGGGGCCAACCCCGATAAGTGGGGCTCCTCGATGGTGTCTGTGCAGCCGGGTACAGGCAAGATCGTCTCGATGGCCCAGAACACCACGTTCCTGCCCGGCCAGGGCTTTGATTCCCAGTTGAACTTCAATGTGGACAAGCTGGACAAGGACGGCAACGACCTCAACGGCGTGGGCGGTTTCCAGCCCGGATCCACCATGAAGCCCTTCACCTTCGCCGAGTGGCTCAATGAGGGGAAGACCATGAACACGGTGGTCAACGCAGCCCAGCGCGTCTATCCGCTCAACTACCCGTGGAAGAACACCTGCGGCAAGGTCAACGGCGCGTACAACACGGCGCAGAAGTCCTTGGGCGCTGCGGACGACCTCCAGAACGCTGAGCCGCAGTGGTACCGCCCGCTCACCGTCCTTGAGGGCCTCTACAACTCCATCAACACCGTGACGTTCGCGTCGGCAGCGCAGCTGGACTTCTGCGGCATCCAGAAGATCGTCGACGCCGTGGGCCTGCACAGCGGACTGCCCTCGGCAGACGGCAGCGAACCGCACCCCAAGGTGGACATGATGACCTTGGGCAACCTGCTCGGTTCCACCCAGACGTCACCGCTCACCATGGCCAGTGCATTCGCCACGTTTGCGAATGACGGCAAGTACTGCGAACCCATCGCCATCACCTCGGTTGTGGACGCCACCGGCAAGCAGCTCCCGGCGCAGTCCAGCAGCTGCCGCGATGCCATCAAGCCCGAGGTTGCCCGCGGCGTGAACTACGCGCTGCAGGAAGTCATGAACCAGGGCTCCGGCTCCCTGATCCGGCCGCGCCTTTCGACCAAGACCAGCTTCCCCATCGGCGCCAAGACCGGTACCTCCAACAACAACGGTTCCACCTGGGTTGTCGGCCACACCACCGGCCTGGCCACTGCCGCCTGGTTCGGTGACCCCCTGGGCGGTCAGAGCCGCGCGGGACAGAACATCACCGTCAACGGCAAGTTCTACCCGGGCATCGACGGTTACATGATCGCCGGGCCGATGTTCTCCAACTTCATGACCAAGATCGCTCCGGCGTACGGGACCAACCCGTTCCCCGCGCCCCCGAGCAACATGATCAACGGCACCACCCGCAACACCACCCCCGCCACCACTGCGCCGCAGGCCACCCAGGCCCCGGCCCCGGCCCCCTCAACGCAGGCACCCCAGGCTCCCGCAACCCAGGCGCCGGTACCTGCCCCCAGCAACAACGGCAACGGCAACGGCAAGGGAAACGGCTAA
- a CDS encoding metallophosphoesterase encodes MNIDSLASRARSIGRGFAVTAGAGAAAGMAAFGYGLWEKNQFVLREETLAILPPGRAPFRILHLSDIHFVPGQKKKADWLGSLADLRPDLVVNTGDNLSHVKAVDPLLDALKPLLRFPGVFVPGSNDYFAPSPKNPASYLLGPSKVKPKPVALDWPRLRSGFGMSGWVDLTNRHQSVVLNGMRFDFSGVDDPHLKRERYAGWPRGTVNQDSNDHLRIAVIHAPYQRVLDHFTEDGADLLLAGHTHGGQLCIPGYGAIIANCDIPTWRAKGLNDWSSNGSTTPVNVSGGIGTSRFAPVRIACKPEAVLLTLTSPS; translated from the coding sequence ATGAATATCGATAGCCTGGCAAGCCGCGCCCGTTCAATCGGGCGCGGCTTTGCCGTCACTGCCGGAGCCGGGGCAGCGGCTGGAATGGCCGCTTTCGGGTATGGCCTGTGGGAGAAGAACCAGTTCGTCCTCCGCGAGGAAACCCTGGCCATCCTCCCGCCCGGCAGGGCTCCTTTCCGGATCCTGCACCTGAGCGACATCCACTTCGTGCCCGGGCAGAAGAAGAAGGCTGACTGGCTTGGTTCCCTGGCCGACCTCCGGCCGGACCTGGTGGTGAATACAGGCGACAACCTCAGCCACGTCAAGGCTGTGGACCCGCTGCTGGATGCCCTGAAGCCGCTGCTGCGGTTCCCCGGCGTCTTCGTCCCGGGTTCCAACGACTACTTCGCACCCAGCCCGAAGAATCCCGCGTCCTACCTGCTGGGACCGTCCAAGGTGAAGCCCAAGCCGGTTGCCCTGGACTGGCCGCGCCTGCGTTCGGGGTTCGGCATGAGTGGCTGGGTGGACCTGACCAACCGCCACCAGTCGGTTGTCCTCAACGGCATGCGCTTCGATTTCTCCGGCGTCGATGATCCGCACCTGAAGCGGGAAAGGTATGCCGGCTGGCCCCGGGGAACGGTCAACCAGGATTCGAATGACCACCTCCGGATTGCGGTCATCCATGCGCCGTACCAGCGGGTGCTGGACCACTTTACGGAAGACGGCGCAGACCTGCTGCTGGCCGGCCACACGCACGGCGGCCAGCTGTGCATCCCCGGTTACGGCGCCATCATCGCCAACTGCGACATTCCCACCTGGCGCGCCAAGGGCCTCAACGACTGGTCAAGCAACGGAAGCACGACGCCGGTCAACGTCTCGGGCGGGATCGGCACCTCACGTTTCGCCCCCGTCAGGATTGCCTGCAAGCCGGAAGCCGTCCTGCTGACCCTGACCTCCCCCAGCTGA
- a CDS encoding ABC transporter ATP-binding protein — protein sequence MAKQTPFFRSISRLYPHVRPIIPRLLLGLLCALLASVVALTIPQVLRVLVNTALQPGGSADAVWTSAGVILVLGVAEAGLVALRRQFVINPATTVETRMRVSLYDHLQELTVSFHDRWGSGQLLSRAMTDLNFLRRWMAFGAIMLVVTTLTVVIGIVAMFAMSWQLALIFLAAAVPIIINSFRFRTRFSKVARRSQDQAGDLATTVEESVHGIRVLKAFGRSREALENFNEQAEELRQTEIEKARHQATFTLVVTLLPELALGAGLVVGVMLCASGELSIGSLVAFFATAAVIASPVEFSGMLLAMALTAKTAVDRHYEVMDTRNTITSPAEPRRPGELAGALQFTNATFAFEDAPDKPILKDINLDVRPGETMALVGITGSGKSALIQLVPRLYDVTSGAISIDGVDIRDFEVEELRRIVGVAFEDTTLFSNSVRDNVLLGAPVRSEEVLDEALDVAQAHFAYSLPQGVDTLIGEEGLSLSGGQRQRIALARAIAARPRVLVLDDPLSALDVHTEELVEARLREVLADTTTLIVAHRPSTVALADRVALLENGRIAAVGTHTELLGRNQHYRYVIASLDREPRDLDTELSALEDQAEEVTR from the coding sequence ATGGCCAAGCAGACTCCCTTTTTCCGATCCATCAGCCGTCTTTATCCGCACGTCCGGCCGATTATCCCCAGGCTTTTGCTCGGCCTCCTCTGCGCACTCCTGGCCAGCGTGGTGGCCTTGACCATCCCCCAGGTGCTGCGGGTCCTGGTCAACACTGCCCTGCAGCCCGGGGGTTCGGCGGACGCAGTCTGGACCTCTGCAGGCGTCATCCTGGTGCTGGGCGTCGCCGAGGCGGGACTGGTGGCCCTGCGCCGGCAGTTCGTGATCAACCCCGCCACCACCGTGGAAACGCGGATGCGGGTGTCGCTCTATGACCATCTCCAGGAACTGACCGTCTCCTTCCACGACCGCTGGGGCTCCGGGCAGCTGCTGTCCCGGGCCATGACCGACCTGAACTTCCTCCGGCGGTGGATGGCCTTCGGTGCCATCATGCTGGTGGTCACCACCCTTACCGTGGTCATCGGCATCGTGGCCATGTTCGCAATGAGCTGGCAGCTGGCCCTGATCTTCCTTGCCGCCGCCGTTCCCATCATCATCAACAGCTTCCGGTTCCGCACCCGGTTCAGCAAGGTTGCCAGGCGCAGCCAGGACCAGGCCGGCGACCTTGCCACCACGGTGGAGGAATCCGTCCACGGCATCCGCGTGCTCAAGGCGTTTGGGCGGAGCCGCGAAGCCCTGGAAAACTTTAACGAGCAGGCTGAGGAACTGCGGCAGACAGAGATTGAGAAGGCACGCCACCAGGCAACGTTCACCCTGGTGGTCACCTTGCTTCCCGAGCTGGCGCTGGGTGCCGGCCTGGTGGTGGGTGTCATGCTGTGCGCCAGCGGCGAATTGAGCATCGGCTCCCTGGTGGCGTTCTTCGCCACTGCGGCAGTCATCGCCTCCCCCGTGGAGTTCTCCGGCATGCTGCTGGCCATGGCACTTACCGCCAAGACCGCCGTCGACCGACACTACGAAGTGATGGACACCCGGAACACCATCACCAGCCCCGCGGAGCCCCGGCGGCCAGGGGAACTGGCCGGTGCGCTCCAGTTCACCAACGCCACCTTCGCTTTCGAGGATGCCCCGGACAAGCCGATCCTCAAGGACATCAACCTCGACGTCAGGCCCGGGGAAACCATGGCCCTGGTTGGCATCACGGGCAGTGGCAAAAGTGCGCTGATCCAGCTGGTGCCGCGCCTGTACGACGTCACCAGCGGGGCCATCAGCATCGACGGCGTGGACATCAGGGACTTCGAGGTGGAGGAACTGCGCAGGATTGTGGGCGTGGCGTTCGAGGACACCACGCTCTTCTCCAACTCGGTGCGGGACAACGTCCTGCTCGGTGCGCCCGTCCGCTCCGAGGAGGTCCTGGACGAGGCCCTCGACGTGGCGCAGGCCCACTTCGCCTACTCCCTGCCCCAGGGCGTGGACACCCTGATCGGCGAGGAGGGCCTGAGCCTGTCCGGCGGCCAGCGGCAGCGCATCGCCCTGGCCCGGGCCATCGCCGCCCGTCCGCGCGTCCTGGTGCTGGATGATCCCCTGTCCGCCCTGGATGTCCACACTGAGGAACTGGTCGAGGCACGCCTCCGGGAGGTTTTGGCGGACACCACCACCCTCATCGTGGCCCACCGGCCGTCCACGGTGGCCCTCGCTGACCGTGTGGCGCTGCTGGAAAACGGGCGCATCGCCGCGGTGGGAACGCACACCGAACTGCTGGGCCGCAACCAGCACTACCGCTACGTCATCGCCAGCCTGGACCGGGAGCCGCGGGACCTGGACACCGAACTGTCGGCACTTGAGGACCAGGCTGAGGAAGTGACCCGATGA
- a CDS encoding ABC transporter ATP-binding protein produces the protein MTTASFGTANEDNAHLTKAESRAVRRRSLALLGSLIRPVRVRFWLTIAMVVLSQAARVAGPALIAFGIDHALPALQAGNNLPLVFTGVAYLLAAVATAGLTALYVTSTARLSQAMLLDLRVRVFRHTQRLSLEFHEKYTSGRIIARQTSDLEALRELLDSGVSSLASGILFMAFTAATIFALDWRSGLLVLAAGVPMFFLSRWYQKHSQIAFRESRVVSARLIVHFVETMTGIRAVKAFRKEKENSERYGKLAEDYRLVTVRSINLNGIFQPGLVLIGNVCVAVVLLFGGFRVLDGGLAVGVLLALILSTKRFFQPVDQMAMFYNSFQSAQAALEKVSGLLEEVPTVRPPKNPVALPSATGRIDFNDVEFRYGDGPVVVPTLDLHIPAGQTVALVGQTGAGKSTLAKLIARFYDVTSGTLTLDGVDLRDLATSDLRRNIVMVTQEAFLFSGSVADNIALGRPEASRGEIEEAAKAVGAHEFILELPEGYDTDVNKRGGRVSSGQRQLISFARAFLARPAVLILDEATSSLDIPSERLVQAGLARLLAGTEAARRTALIIAHRLSTVETADRVLVVHDGRIVEDGTPEELIGGGGRFADLHGAWKDSLV, from the coding sequence ATGACAACCGCATCGTTCGGCACAGCCAACGAAGACAACGCCCACCTCACCAAGGCGGAGAGCCGGGCAGTACGACGCCGGTCGCTCGCCTTGCTGGGGTCGCTCATCCGTCCCGTGCGGGTACGGTTCTGGCTGACGATTGCCATGGTGGTGCTTTCCCAGGCCGCGCGGGTGGCGGGTCCTGCCCTGATCGCCTTCGGCATCGACCATGCCCTCCCCGCCCTCCAGGCCGGCAACAACCTTCCCCTGGTGTTCACCGGAGTCGCTTACCTGCTGGCAGCGGTCGCGACGGCGGGACTCACCGCCCTGTACGTCACCTCCACCGCGCGGCTCAGCCAGGCCATGCTGCTGGACCTCCGGGTCCGCGTGTTCCGCCACACCCAGCGGCTCAGCCTGGAGTTCCACGAAAAGTACACCTCCGGCCGCATCATCGCACGCCAGACCTCTGACCTGGAGGCGCTGCGGGAGCTCCTTGACTCGGGCGTCAGCTCGCTGGCCTCCGGAATATTGTTCATGGCCTTCACCGCCGCCACCATCTTTGCGCTGGACTGGCGGAGCGGGCTGCTGGTGCTGGCCGCCGGCGTGCCCATGTTCTTCCTGTCGCGCTGGTACCAGAAGCACTCGCAGATCGCCTTCCGCGAATCACGCGTGGTCTCCGCCCGGCTGATCGTGCATTTCGTGGAAACCATGACCGGCATCCGCGCCGTGAAGGCCTTCCGCAAGGAGAAGGAGAACTCGGAGCGCTACGGGAAACTGGCAGAGGACTACCGGCTGGTGACCGTCCGCTCCATCAACCTCAACGGCATCTTCCAGCCCGGCCTGGTGCTGATCGGCAACGTCTGCGTCGCCGTCGTCCTGCTCTTCGGCGGGTTCCGCGTGCTGGACGGCGGCCTTGCCGTGGGCGTGCTCCTGGCCCTCATCCTGTCCACCAAGCGGTTCTTCCAGCCCGTAGACCAGATGGCCATGTTCTACAACTCGTTCCAGAGCGCGCAGGCAGCCCTGGAGAAGGTCTCCGGACTCCTCGAAGAGGTGCCAACGGTCCGGCCGCCCAAAAACCCGGTTGCCCTGCCCAGCGCCACCGGGCGTATCGACTTCAACGACGTCGAGTTCCGCTACGGCGACGGCCCCGTGGTGGTGCCCACCCTGGACCTGCACATCCCCGCCGGGCAGACCGTGGCGCTGGTGGGCCAGACGGGTGCCGGGAAATCGACCCTCGCCAAACTCATCGCCCGGTTCTATGACGTCACCTCCGGCACGCTCACCCTGGATGGTGTGGATCTCCGGGACCTGGCCACGTCCGACCTCCGCCGGAACATCGTCATGGTCACCCAGGAAGCGTTCCTCTTCAGCGGCTCCGTGGCGGACAACATCGCTTTGGGCAGGCCGGAGGCGTCACGCGGTGAAATCGAAGAGGCTGCCAAGGCAGTGGGAGCACACGAGTTCATCCTGGAACTTCCGGAAGGCTACGACACGGACGTCAACAAGCGCGGCGGCAGGGTCTCCTCCGGCCAGCGCCAGCTGATCAGCTTTGCCAGGGCCTTCCTGGCGCGGCCGGCGGTGCTGATCCTGGATGAAGCCACCTCCTCGCTGGACATCCCCTCCGAACGCCTGGTGCAGGCCGGACTGGCCAGGCTGCTTGCCGGCACGGAGGCAGCGCGGAGGACTGCGCTCATCATCGCCCACCGCCTTTCCACAGTGGAGACGGCGGACCGGGTCCTGGTGGTCCACGACGGCAGGATCGTGGAGGACGGTACGCCCGAAGAACTCATTGGCGGGGGCGGCCGGTTCGCTGACCTGCACGGGGCGTGGAAGGATTCGCTGGTTTAG
- a CDS encoding helix-turn-helix transcriptional regulator, translated as MGNGFGEKLRAERLERGMTQAELGKDLYSPSYISLLETGRREPTAEVIEELARRLELAPKALEAWSQPISVSDAEYVLAGLYARQAWDLRDYPLAASHAASAAQIALEGRNTSAWWNMSYMQAECLLKHGDLLECRQLTERLLEHPMARESAGLGARARQMLAVVYQRQGQLTTAVDLATDAVAVAQQLSKGSIITVGAYRALIGALAESGRLDDAWKYCQDLLGQVDEDAMTQLAGEVAWVVGNVAFMRHDYTEGVKHHERAARLLSPANDIELWARFNKASAAVRLSSGIVEPETLAAIERAELAFSIVSGTKSDELEVAFIRARWLYLTGDIVAAVEKLREIHAERAELAKHTAGEVSLLLGKSLKASGELDEALVHLEEARKAFATAGAQDRVQQALDAILEIKLAQKRAAASSKAS; from the coding sequence GTGGGCAATGGATTCGGGGAAAAGCTCAGGGCGGAGCGGCTCGAGCGGGGCATGACCCAGGCTGAGCTGGGCAAAGACCTTTATTCACCCAGCTACATCTCCCTACTCGAAACCGGGCGTCGTGAGCCAACGGCCGAGGTCATTGAGGAATTAGCCCGAAGGCTCGAATTGGCGCCGAAGGCCCTGGAAGCGTGGAGCCAACCCATCTCCGTCAGCGACGCTGAATATGTTCTCGCGGGCCTGTATGCCCGCCAGGCCTGGGACCTCAGGGACTACCCCTTGGCGGCCAGTCATGCTGCCTCCGCCGCCCAAATAGCACTCGAAGGCAGGAACACGAGCGCCTGGTGGAACATGAGCTACATGCAGGCGGAGTGCCTGCTGAAACATGGAGATCTGCTCGAGTGCCGGCAGTTGACCGAGAGGCTTCTGGAACACCCGATGGCACGGGAGTCCGCGGGGCTGGGGGCGCGTGCCCGCCAAATGCTGGCTGTGGTGTACCAGCGCCAGGGCCAGCTGACAACAGCCGTCGATCTCGCCACTGATGCCGTAGCGGTCGCGCAGCAATTGTCCAAGGGCTCAATAATCACTGTCGGCGCATACAGGGCACTGATTGGTGCCTTGGCCGAAAGTGGCCGCCTCGACGATGCCTGGAAGTACTGTCAGGATCTGCTTGGACAAGTCGATGAAGACGCGATGACGCAACTGGCCGGAGAAGTCGCTTGGGTGGTCGGCAATGTGGCGTTCATGCGCCACGACTACACCGAGGGCGTGAAGCACCACGAGCGGGCGGCCCGCCTGCTCTCCCCCGCCAATGACATCGAGTTGTGGGCGCGGTTCAACAAGGCGTCTGCGGCAGTCAGGCTTTCCTCAGGCATCGTCGAGCCGGAAACGCTGGCTGCGATCGAGCGCGCCGAGCTGGCGTTCTCCATTGTCAGCGGCACCAAGAGCGACGAGCTCGAAGTCGCCTTCATCCGCGCACGATGGCTCTATTTGACGGGGGACATTGTCGCCGCCGTCGAAAAACTCCGCGAAATCCACGCGGAGCGTGCAGAGCTCGCCAAACACACCGCGGGTGAAGTTTCGCTCCTCCTGGGCAAGTCACTCAAAGCATCCGGAGAACTCGATGAGGCACTCGTGCATCTGGAAGAAGCCCGGAAGGCCTTCGCTACAGCCGGTGCGCAGGACCGGGTGCAGCAGGCGCTGGACGCCATCCTTGAAATCAAGCTGGCGCAGAAACGCGCGGCCGCGTCCTCAAAAGCCAGCTGA